The Haladaptatus cibarius D43 genome window below encodes:
- a CDS encoding zinc ribbon domain-containing protein, with protein sequence MNPDDSSGCPKCSHTQASTDSISTTGGGLSKMFDIQTKKFTVVSCENCGYSELYKDVGNRGSDVVDVFFG encoded by the coding sequence ATGAACCCTGATGACTCCTCTGGATGTCCGAAATGCAGTCATACCCAAGCCTCCACGGATTCGATTTCGACCACTGGCGGCGGATTGAGCAAGATGTTCGACATTCAGACGAAGAAGTTCACCGTCGTCTCCTGCGAGAACTGCGGCTACTCCGAACTGTACAAGGACGTCGGGAATCGGGGAAGCGACGTCGTTGACGTGTTCTTCGGATAG
- the folP gene encoding dihydropteroate synthase: protein MDYHEAANFLFDLRRFRPKPGTDSTADLLAHLGDPHDGVQFVQVAGSNGKGSTARMTEQVLRESGLTVGLYTSPHFDDVRERITVDGRKITKAAMGEFVEDAHEYITDRAVDGESPTFFETMTAMALWYFGREAVDVAILEVGIGGRYDATSVVSPIASAVTSVTLEHTGIIGETVEEIATDKAHVAPDDALLVTGATGDALDAIREQAGDVVLVGETSDADVQTTYNGRTNHTEAAISLSGPDWEVETSIPLLGEYQAQNAGIAAVLARQVADVSEDELANGLRKGFWPGRFEVMGTDPLVVLDGAHNPGACEALAETISEFDYDEFHLVFGAMHDKDIQSMAEGLPTPDRAVACHPNIDRAEDEEVLARAFEKRGASEVARVSSVESALENALDAAGKDDLVLVTGSLFAVAEARTRWTRAEIPKRIGNLEEAREALAGTHVTEPGVWRMRGKAVHRVLKTRVQVRQAQYLKEEMLSLGGECAQSGLNDRDDENIDVLLMGTLAQFKRLADKLDGQPYGLSVFADELRDTLGIQRAESEHGYPWEGRTAVMGILNVTPDSFHDGGQYEAHEDAIERAKEMVESGADIIDVGGESTRPGADEISNEEEIERIAPVIEEISDLDAMISVDTRKAEVARAALDAGADIVNDVSGLADPEMRFVAAEYDAPLVVIHSLDAPVVPEHVVEYDDVVEDVIAELEERVLLAEKAGLDRNKIIVDPGLGFGKRAAENFELLGRTGEFHGLDCPVLIGHSHKSMFGHIGSEAGERGPATVAGTTIAAERGADIVRVHDVEANVAAVRAVEAVEAPKTLDES, encoded by the coding sequence ATGGACTACCACGAGGCGGCGAACTTTCTTTTCGACCTGCGGCGATTCCGTCCCAAACCGGGGACGGACTCCACCGCGGACCTTCTCGCACACCTCGGCGACCCCCACGACGGCGTGCAGTTCGTGCAGGTAGCTGGGTCGAACGGCAAGGGAAGCACGGCCCGAATGACGGAGCAGGTGCTCCGCGAATCGGGCCTCACTGTCGGGCTGTACACGTCGCCACATTTCGACGACGTTCGCGAGCGAATCACGGTTGACGGCCGGAAAATAACGAAAGCCGCGATGGGCGAGTTCGTGGAAGACGCACACGAGTACATCACCGACCGGGCAGTGGACGGCGAATCGCCGACGTTTTTCGAGACGATGACCGCGATGGCGCTCTGGTATTTCGGCCGCGAAGCGGTCGATGTCGCCATCCTGGAAGTCGGTATCGGCGGGCGCTACGACGCGACGAGCGTCGTCTCCCCGATTGCTTCGGCGGTGACGAGCGTGACGCTCGAACACACCGGCATCATCGGCGAAACGGTCGAGGAAATCGCCACCGACAAGGCACACGTCGCGCCCGACGACGCTCTGCTGGTCACCGGTGCAACCGGGGACGCTCTCGACGCGATTCGGGAGCAGGCGGGCGATGTCGTCTTGGTCGGCGAAACATCCGATGCAGATGTGCAGACCACTTACAACGGGCGGACGAACCACACCGAGGCCGCGATTTCGCTGTCCGGGCCGGATTGGGAGGTCGAAACGTCGATACCACTGCTCGGGGAGTATCAGGCCCAAAACGCCGGAATCGCGGCGGTGCTGGCCCGTCAGGTCGCCGACGTGAGCGAAGACGAACTCGCAAACGGCCTCCGGAAAGGATTCTGGCCGGGTCGGTTCGAAGTGATGGGAACCGACCCACTGGTCGTCCTCGACGGAGCACACAACCCCGGTGCCTGCGAAGCACTCGCGGAAACCATCTCGGAGTTCGACTACGACGAGTTCCACCTCGTCTTCGGCGCGATGCACGACAAGGACATTCAGTCGATGGCCGAGGGACTGCCGACGCCCGACCGCGCCGTCGCCTGCCATCCGAACATCGACCGTGCGGAGGACGAAGAAGTGCTCGCACGCGCGTTCGAAAAACGCGGTGCGAGCGAAGTCGCGCGAGTGAGTTCGGTCGAGAGCGCGTTGGAAAACGCGCTCGATGCGGCAGGGAAAGATGATTTGGTTCTCGTCACGGGATCGCTGTTCGCGGTGGCGGAAGCACGAACCCGCTGGACTCGGGCCGAAATTCCGAAACGAATCGGGAATCTGGAAGAGGCACGAGAAGCGCTTGCAGGAACTCACGTCACGGAACCCGGAGTCTGGAGAATGCGAGGAAAAGCAGTTCATCGCGTGCTGAAAACGCGCGTGCAGGTTCGACAAGCCCAGTACCTAAAAGAGGAGATGTTGAGTCTCGGCGGCGAATGCGCCCAATCCGGCCTGAACGACCGCGACGATGAGAACATCGACGTGCTGTTGATGGGTACCTTGGCGCAGTTCAAACGACTCGCCGACAAACTAGACGGACAACCCTACGGCCTGTCGGTGTTCGCCGACGAACTCCGTGACACGCTGGGAATCCAACGAGCGGAGAGCGAACACGGCTACCCGTGGGAGGGAAGAACTGCGGTGATGGGCATCCTCAACGTTACGCCGGACAGTTTCCACGACGGCGGGCAGTACGAGGCACACGAGGACGCAATCGAGCGCGCGAAAGAGATGGTCGAATCGGGTGCCGACATCATTGACGTGGGCGGCGAAAGCACCAGACCGGGAGCCGACGAAATCTCGAACGAGGAGGAAATCGAGCGAATCGCCCCGGTCATCGAGGAAATCAGCGATTTGGACGCGATGATTTCGGTGGACACGCGAAAGGCCGAAGTCGCCCGCGCCGCCCTCGACGCTGGCGCGGACATCGTAAACGACGTGTCCGGATTAGCCGACCCGGAAATGCGGTTCGTCGCGGCGGAGTACGACGCGCCCCTCGTGGTGATACACAGCTTAGATGCGCCCGTGGTTCCGGAGCACGTCGTTGAGTACGACGACGTGGTCGAGGACGTTATCGCGGAACTGGAAGAACGCGTCCTGCTCGCGGAAAAGGCCGGACTCGACCGGAACAAAATCATCGTCGACCCCGGACTCGGCTTCGGCAAACGCGCCGCGGAAAACTTCGAACTGCTCGGGCGAACTGGCGAGTTCCACGGCCTCGACTGTCCCGTCCTCATCGGCCATTCACACAAATCCATGTTCGGCCACATCGGAAGCGAGGCAGGCGAGCGCGGCCCGGCGACGGTTGCCGGAACGACCATCGCCGCGGAGCGCGGGGCCGACATCGTCCGCGTTCACGACGTGGAGGCGAACGTCGCCGCAGTTCGCGCCGTCGAGGCCGTAGAAGCGCCGAAAACGCTGGATGAATCGTAG
- a CDS encoding SHOCT domain-containing protein, with the protein MGLLGDSKVKTLLAGFILSLVLLVGIAALGLLAALSALGNPEYANTPLLIIFLDSAALYIVAFLLDALFAGLLFVGLVVAAVRNASMPRNDQLAGLVRRAERLHPHASSLGLSERVEPTTQDRMDELKEQYVAGEIGEAEFERRMKRLVDDDVGDEEVRRERRRTEREYEY; encoded by the coding sequence ATGGGACTGCTCGGAGATTCCAAGGTCAAGACCCTGCTTGCCGGGTTTATCCTCTCGTTAGTCTTACTCGTCGGTATTGCCGCGCTCGGACTGTTAGCCGCGCTGTCGGCGCTCGGCAATCCGGAGTACGCTAACACGCCCCTGCTCATCATTTTTCTCGACTCCGCCGCGCTGTACATCGTGGCGTTTCTGCTCGACGCGCTGTTTGCGGGACTGCTGTTCGTCGGGTTGGTCGTCGCCGCAGTCCGAAACGCGTCCATGCCGCGAAACGACCAACTCGCGGGACTCGTCCGACGGGCGGAGCGACTGCATCCACACGCCAGTTCGCTCGGCCTGTCGGAACGCGTCGAACCGACGACGCAAGACCGGATGGACGAGTTGAAAGAACAGTACGTGGCGGGAGAAATCGGCGAAGCCGAGTTCGAGCGCCGGATGAAACGGCTCGTGGACGACGACGTGGGCGACGAGGAAGTAAGACGAGAGCGCAGGCGAACCGAACGCGAGTACGAGTACTGA
- a CDS encoding DUF5518 domain-containing protein has protein sequence MNTDNTFVNALIGAVVTLVTSFIPFSPILGGAVAAYLSEADTDSGVRIGAISGVIATIPMALFSFFVMSILFFGNAAGGSVVFLLLFGVLSLIYTAGLSALGGFLAVYTTNTNRGIDVTSQ, from the coding sequence ATGAACACAGACAACACATTCGTCAACGCACTTATCGGCGCAGTCGTAACCCTCGTCACCTCCTTCATTCCGTTTTCGCCGATTCTCGGCGGTGCCGTCGCGGCCTACCTGAGCGAGGCTGACACCGATTCCGGCGTCCGAATCGGGGCGATTTCCGGCGTCATCGCAACGATTCCGATGGCTCTATTCAGCTTCTTCGTCATGAGCATCCTCTTCTTCGGGAACGCGGCAGGCGGATCCGTCGTATTCCTCTTGCTGTTTGGCGTGCTGTCGCTCATCTACACGGCCGGACTGAGCGCGCTTGGCGGTTTCCTCGCCGTGTACACGACCAATACTAATCGAGGAATCGACGTAACGTCTCAGTGA
- a CDS encoding peptidoglycan hydrolase, whose protein sequence is MANKNTRRNFLRTVGATALTIPALSATATAASDDFYWPTTGQVTSGYYDDRDGGTRTHRGVDIDWETGQPIYAAQSGTVTASGYNGGYGYRVNIEHEGGYRTRYAHCQSDLRVDVGDYVSRGEHIADLGGSGGYEPHLHFDIKRNGSYVYVPGSPGDWVDTSNPIPEDYPGLGDGGSGGYSWPVYSRGDNGEAVYSIQFLLEHHGYNLAHDGSYGPETESTVQNFQSAQGLTVDGVVGPNTWSNLVVYVTSSSDDPYWPTYAVQHQLNYDEGYNISVDGYYGPETEGAIESFQSSAGLTVDGMAGPNTWQALVDIGN, encoded by the coding sequence ATGGCTAACAAAAACACACGGCGAAATTTCCTTCGAACCGTCGGAGCGACTGCACTCACGATTCCAGCACTCTCCGCAACCGCCACCGCGGCGTCGGATGATTTCTACTGGCCAACCACGGGTCAAGTCACATCCGGATATTACGACGACCGAGACGGTGGAACGCGAACCCACCGCGGCGTGGACATCGACTGGGAAACCGGCCAGCCGATTTACGCGGCTCAGTCCGGAACGGTCACGGCATCGGGTTACAACGGCGGATACGGCTATCGAGTGAACATCGAACACGAAGGCGGCTATCGGACGCGATATGCGCACTGTCAGTCCGACCTCAGAGTGGATGTCGGTGACTACGTCAGTCGCGGCGAGCACATCGCCGACCTCGGCGGCAGTGGCGGCTACGAACCGCACCTTCACTTCGACATCAAACGGAACGGAAGCTACGTTTACGTCCCCGGAAGTCCCGGCGACTGGGTGGACACGAGCAATCCGATTCCGGAAGACTACCCCGGCCTCGGCGACGGCGGAAGCGGCGGCTACAGTTGGCCGGTGTACTCGCGCGGCGACAACGGTGAAGCCGTCTACTCGATTCAGTTCCTGCTCGAACACCACGGTTACAACCTCGCGCACGACGGGAGCTACGGCCCGGAAACCGAAAGTACGGTGCAGAACTTCCAGTCCGCACAGGGACTCACGGTTGACGGCGTCGTCGGCCCGAACACGTGGAGTAACCTCGTCGTCTACGTCACGAGTTCGAGCGACGACCCGTACTGGCCGACCTACGCCGTGCAGCACCAACTGAACTACGACGAAGGCTACAACATCTCCGTGGACGGCTACTACGGCCCCGAAACCGAGGGAGCCATTGAGAGCTTCCAGTCAAGCGCCGGACTCACCGTTGACGGCATGGCTGGCCCGAACACGTGGCAGGCGCTCGTTGACATCGGCAACTAA
- the purH gene encoding bifunctional phosphoribosylaminoimidazolecarboxamide formyltransferase/IMP cyclohydrolase — MTQIAGMAGNRGRNLMHIADLAPGGTELAVVLTNSADTPVLAEAEKRGIPTEVVELDDDESREAHEKRVLDALSSYEFDLVCLDGYMRILTGEFLDETPTTLNVHPSLLPSFPGMDAWGDALDAGVSLTGCTVHVVTEAADEEGKVDPKKVDNGPIVTQEPIPIYEGDTKESLKERVLYQGEFKAYPRAVRWFVDGQAEVDFDANAVHVEGDEDDALPARKVDTADRAADLRYGENPHQDAALYADTTCGEANVVHADQLNEGAKALSYNNYNDADGALNLIKEFDRPACAVIKHTNPAGCATADSLAEAYDRALRTDAKSAFGGIVALNRECDDETAIQIVDSFKEVVVAPGYTDDALETLREKKNLRILEVGDLGEVTETHTEKDLVGGRLVQERDMQAPSRDDLEIVTDREPTDEQLDSMLFAWQTIKHVKSNAILFAKGTETVGVGAGQVSRVDAVEIAKMKAERDAEGKDAEGAVMASDAFFPFPDAIEEAAAAGIEAVIQPGGSVNDDDVIEAANEHEMAMVFTGSRCFRHD, encoded by the coding sequence ATGACACAAATTGCGGGTATGGCCGGGAACCGTGGTCGAAACCTGATGCACATCGCCGACCTCGCACCGGGCGGGACGGAACTGGCGGTCGTCCTGACGAACAGTGCGGACACGCCGGTTTTAGCGGAAGCCGAAAAGCGCGGTATCCCGACAGAGGTCGTCGAACTGGATGACGACGAATCCCGCGAAGCACACGAAAAAAGAGTGCTCGACGCGCTCTCTTCCTACGAGTTCGACCTCGTCTGTCTCGACGGCTACATGCGAATTTTGACCGGCGAGTTTTTGGACGAAACGCCGACGACGCTGAACGTTCATCCATCCTTGCTTCCCTCCTTCCCCGGTATGGACGCGTGGGGCGATGCACTCGACGCGGGCGTGAGTCTCACCGGATGCACGGTTCACGTCGTCACGGAGGCGGCAGACGAGGAGGGCAAAGTAGACCCGAAAAAGGTCGATAACGGCCCAATCGTCACACAGGAACCGATTCCCATCTACGAGGGAGATACGAAGGAGTCGCTGAAAGAGCGCGTTCTCTATCAGGGCGAGTTCAAAGCCTATCCCCGCGCAGTGCGCTGGTTTGTGGACGGACAGGCAGAAGTCGATTTCGACGCGAACGCAGTTCACGTCGAAGGCGACGAGGACGACGCCCTTCCGGCCCGGAAAGTGGACACCGCAGACCGCGCCGCCGACTTGCGATACGGCGAAAATCCGCATCAGGACGCCGCGCTGTACGCCGACACGACCTGCGGGGAGGCCAACGTCGTTCACGCAGATCAGTTGAACGAGGGCGCGAAGGCGCTTTCGTACAACAACTACAACGACGCCGACGGCGCGCTGAACCTGATAAAGGAGTTCGACCGCCCCGCCTGTGCGGTCATCAAACACACCAATCCCGCAGGTTGTGCGACTGCTGATTCACTCGCGGAAGCCTACGACCGCGCACTTCGAACCGACGCGAAAAGCGCGTTCGGCGGCATCGTCGCCCTCAACCGAGAATGCGACGACGAAACGGCGATACAAATCGTGGACTCGTTCAAGGAAGTCGTCGTCGCACCGGGCTACACCGACGACGCGCTGGAAACGCTCCGCGAGAAGAAAAATCTGCGAATCCTCGAAGTCGGCGACCTCGGCGAGGTTACCGAAACCCACACCGAAAAAGACCTCGTGGGTGGCCGACTCGTGCAGGAGCGCGACATGCAGGCCCCGTCCCGCGACGACCTCGAAATCGTCACCGACCGCGAGCCGACCGATGAACAACTCGATTCCATGCTCTTTGCGTGGCAGACCATCAAACACGTCAAATCCAACGCTATTCTGTTCGCCAAAGGAACCGAAACCGTCGGCGTCGGCGCGGGACAAGTCAGTCGCGTGGATGCGGTCGAGATTGCGAAGATGAAGGCCGAGCGCGATGCGGAGGGCAAGGACGCCGAGGGTGCGGTGATGGCGAGTGACGCATTCTTCCCATTCCCGGACGCTATCGAGGAGGCCGCAGCGGCCGGAATTGAGGCCGTCATCCAACCCGGCGGCTCGGTGAACGACGACGATGTAATTGAGGCCGCGAACGAACACGAGATGGCGATGGTGTTTACGGGGAGTCGGTGTTTCCGCCACGACTGA
- a CDS encoding M20 family metallopeptidase, with protein MSEFDPIVFLERAVQTSSHESVSEMRALLVGTLESAGVEATVDDAGNVLAERVGPEDGPRVVLNTHIDTVPPHVPFSREGDRICGRGSCDAKGPLAAFLAAFLAVEPDRGQLTFAITPDEETDSAGAAALSIDADAVIVGEPTGLDVCNAGRGRFQGRVTLHGENAHAAHPEAGVNAISGLSPILSALSTFDTRDPHPELGSPTLTPTTIEGGTATNQIPAQSSFVIDRRSVPPEGADAFRASLETHLRDSAPKGIEVDVSLAERDTPFLEAFSTPGDSELVETLQKASGGEVRPFGAATEASYFAQIAPTVVFGPGVLSDEEGAVAHGPREYVNENEVTAAGDAVTETLRRFLD; from the coding sequence ATGAGCGAGTTCGACCCAATCGTGTTTCTGGAACGCGCAGTACAGACCTCGTCGCACGAATCCGTCTCCGAGATGCGTGCCCTGCTCGTTGGGACGCTCGAATCGGCAGGCGTGGAGGCGACCGTAGACGACGCCGGAAACGTTCTCGCGGAGCGAGTTGGGCCGGAAGACGGCCCCCGCGTCGTGTTGAACACGCACATCGACACGGTTCCGCCGCACGTCCCGTTTTCGCGAGAGGGTGACCGAATCTGTGGACGTGGCTCCTGTGACGCGAAAGGGCCACTCGCGGCGTTTCTCGCGGCCTTCCTCGCCGTGGAACCCGACCGCGGACAACTAACGTTTGCAATCACGCCGGACGAGGAAACCGACTCCGCGGGTGCGGCGGCACTTTCCATCGACGCGGATGCCGTCATCGTCGGCGAACCGACCGGCCTCGACGTGTGCAACGCCGGGAGAGGGAGATTCCAAGGCAGGGTGACGCTTCACGGCGAAAACGCCCACGCCGCCCACCCCGAGGCGGGTGTCAATGCTATTTCGGGTCTGTCACCCATCCTTTCGGCTCTTTCGACGTTCGACACGCGCGACCCGCATCCGGAACTCGGGTCGCCGACGCTCACCCCGACGACGATAGAAGGTGGAACCGCGACCAACCAGATTCCCGCGCAATCTTCGTTCGTCATCGACCGGCGGAGCGTTCCCCCGGAAGGTGCGGATGCGTTTCGAGCGTCACTCGAAACGCATCTGCGAGATTCTGCGCCCAAGGGAATCGAGGTTGACGTTTCGCTCGCCGAGCGTGATACGCCGTTTTTGGAAGCGTTCTCCACGCCCGGGGATTCCGAACTCGTGGAAACGCTACAGAAAGCGAGCGGCGGCGAGGTGCGACCGTTCGGCGCGGCAACCGAAGCGTCCTATTTTGCGCAAATCGCGCCAACGGTTGTGTTTGGACCGGGAGTCCTCTCCGACGAAGAGGGTGCAGTCGCCCACGGCCCGCGAGAGTACGTGAACGAAAACGAGGTGACGGCGGCGGGAGACGCCGTCACTGAGACGTTACGTCGATTCCTCGATTAG
- a CDS encoding DUF7344 domain-containing protein: MTTTRTRERADRTRSAAFSEQEVYDAVKNLRRRYVLYYLNRERKPVELGELAEQIAAWENNIDVEMVSPEQRKSVYSALYQTHLPKLEAIGIVTYDRNSKRVSFTEGAQNFELYLATDSQTTIPWHKLYMSLSGISTVLVIFGWVGFISFSGFQLAAFVLFLFGMTAIGHFYDRHVWQRRFQGATPDLALEFDDSRWFQ, translated from the coding sequence ATGACTACGACACGAACCCGAGAGCGCGCCGACCGGACACGGTCGGCCGCGTTCTCAGAGCAGGAGGTGTACGACGCAGTAAAAAATCTTCGTCGGCGGTACGTGCTGTACTATCTCAATCGGGAGCGAAAACCGGTCGAACTGGGGGAACTCGCGGAACAAATCGCGGCGTGGGAGAACAACATCGACGTGGAGATGGTGTCACCGGAACAGAGAAAATCGGTGTACAGCGCGCTGTATCAAACCCATCTCCCGAAGCTAGAAGCCATCGGAATCGTTACCTACGACCGTAACTCCAAGCGAGTATCGTTTACCGAGGGTGCACAGAATTTCGAACTGTATCTGGCGACCGATTCGCAGACGACAATTCCGTGGCACAAACTGTACATGTCCCTCTCGGGAATCAGTACGGTGTTGGTCATCTTCGGCTGGGTCGGTTTCATCTCGTTTTCCGGGTTTCAACTCGCGGCGTTCGTGCTGTTTCTGTTCGGAATGACCGCCATCGGTCATTTTTACGACCGACACGTCTGGCAGCGGCGATTTCAGGGTGCGACGCCCGACCTCGCGTTGGAGTTCGACGACAGTCGTTGGTTCCAGTGA
- the purB gene encoding adenylosuccinate lyase, which translates to MDSLYAVSPLDGRYAGRTAPLREYASEAALMRGRVQVEVEYLIALADLDVTPFEIAADDRNFLRNLYEEFDEEDAEIVKALETEGYAGYSATRHDVKAVEYFVRLSLPDELSDLSSWIHFALTSEDVNNLAHRLLIKPAVENVLLPELATVRDELAEMAREHRDVPMLARTHGQPATPTTFGKEMAVYAARLGRAMGRIEEATDSVSGKLAGASGTYAAHVAAYPDVEWREFSREFVANLGLEHTALATQVNPCDDLAELFDALRGANNVLLDLDRDAWLYVSDRYLGQVATEGETGSSTMPHKVNPIDFENSEGNLSKANSDLTFLGDYITTSRLQRDLSDSTVKRNIGAAFAYCHLGYTKAQDGLGKVVPNEEVMREDLESTPEIIGEAVQTILRREGHEDAYERVKALTRGKRVTLADFRDLFDELDVDESVREELHALTPAGYTGIAGELVDDC; encoded by the coding sequence ATGGATTCCCTGTACGCCGTCTCGCCGCTGGACGGGCGATACGCCGGACGAACCGCACCGCTCCGCGAGTACGCGAGCGAGGCCGCGCTCATGCGTGGCCGCGTGCAAGTCGAAGTCGAATATCTCATCGCCCTGGCCGACCTCGACGTGACCCCGTTCGAAATCGCGGCCGACGACCGCAATTTCCTCCGAAATCTGTACGAGGAATTTGACGAGGAAGATGCAGAAATCGTCAAAGCGCTCGAAACCGAGGGATACGCCGGATACTCCGCGACGAGGCACGACGTGAAGGCCGTGGAGTATTTCGTCCGTCTCTCGCTTCCCGACGAGTTGTCGGACCTCTCCTCGTGGATTCACTTCGCGCTGACGAGCGAGGACGTGAACAACCTCGCCCACCGACTGCTGATCAAACCCGCAGTTGAGAACGTTCTCCTCCCGGAACTCGCCACCGTCCGCGACGAACTCGCGGAGATGGCCCGCGAGCATCGGGACGTCCCGATGCTCGCCCGAACCCACGGCCAACCCGCGACCCCCACCACGTTCGGTAAGGAGATGGCCGTCTACGCGGCCCGTCTCGGTCGGGCGATGGGACGAATCGAGGAGGCAACCGACTCGGTTTCGGGCAAACTCGCGGGGGCCAGCGGCACCTACGCCGCGCACGTCGCCGCCTATCCCGACGTGGAATGGCGCGAATTTTCCCGCGAGTTCGTGGCGAATCTCGGACTCGAACACACCGCGCTCGCCACGCAGGTCAACCCCTGCGACGACCTCGCGGAACTGTTCGACGCGCTACGCGGGGCGAACAACGTCCTACTGGATTTAGACCGCGACGCGTGGCTCTACGTCAGCGACCGGTATCTCGGACAGGTCGCAACCGAGGGCGAAACCGGCAGTTCGACCATGCCGCACAAGGTCAACCCAATCGACTTCGAGAACAGCGAAGGCAACCTCTCGAAGGCCAACTCGGATTTGACGTTCTTGGGTGACTACATCACCACCTCGCGCCTCCAGCGTGACCTCTCCGATTCGACCGTCAAGCGAAACATCGGGGCCGCATTTGCCTACTGCCACCTCGGCTACACGAAAGCGCAGGACGGCCTCGGCAAAGTCGTGCCCAACGAGGAGGTCATGCGCGAAGATCTTGAATCGACGCCGGAAATCATCGGCGAGGCGGTACAGACGATTCTGCGCCGGGAGGGCCACGAGGACGCCTACGAGCGCGTCAAAGCCCTGACCCGCGGAAAACGCGTCACGTTGGCCGATTTCCGCGACCTCTTCGATGAGTTAGACGTGGACGAATCCGTGCGCGAGGAACTGCACGCACTGACGCCAGCAGGCTATACAGGCATCGCTGGCGAACTCGTGGACGATTGCTGA
- a CDS encoding glycosyltransferase family 4 protein — protein sequence MRVAFVAEVTAQHEETGATRRLRRTAELLASRGHEITIFCAQWWDGDHESFEQENVTYYAVTTEPPGETPSRRFALSLPSALRRAKPDVIHATAVPKHVLAAKTASKFARAPLVVDWYEAPPAGTGTASKSLRMAARAPDEVITPSETVKTRVRELGASGDDVRVVPNSIGMDAIREAQVVDGADIVYSRRLDEDANLESLLLALAELRDKGWHAVVIGDGPARGQYERQTADLRIDDRVEFTGAQPAEKRIPVFRGASVYVQTARKEAFPTDLLRALACGCAGVVEYHVESSAHELVEREERTFRTTSEQELTDALREAATLPEMTENDAFEKYDHRPVLEQYLDCYRDVQDSFGFF from the coding sequence ATGCGAGTCGCGTTCGTCGCCGAAGTGACGGCCCAACACGAGGAAACGGGTGCAACCCGTCGGCTTCGTCGCACTGCGGAACTCCTCGCTAGCCGCGGTCACGAAATCACTATTTTCTGCGCCCAGTGGTGGGACGGTGACCACGAGTCGTTCGAACAGGAGAACGTGACGTACTACGCCGTGACGACCGAACCGCCCGGAGAGACACCGTCGCGTCGATTTGCACTCTCGCTTCCCAGTGCGCTCCGACGCGCGAAACCGGACGTGATTCACGCAACAGCGGTTCCAAAGCACGTTTTAGCCGCGAAAACGGCGAGCAAATTTGCGCGCGCGCCACTCGTCGTGGACTGGTACGAAGCGCCGCCCGCCGGGACGGGAACCGCGTCGAAATCACTTCGAATGGCCGCGCGCGCGCCGGATGAGGTTATCACTCCATCCGAGACGGTCAAAACGCGCGTCCGGGAACTCGGTGCAAGTGGCGACGACGTGCGCGTCGTCCCGAACAGCATCGGCATGGACGCCATCCGCGAGGCGCAGGTGGTCGATGGCGCAGACATCGTCTACTCGCGGCGACTCGACGAGGACGCAAATCTGGAAAGCCTCCTGCTCGCGCTGGCCGAACTACGGGACAAGGGCTGGCACGCGGTGGTCATTGGCGACGGCCCCGCTCGTGGGCAGTACGAACGACAAACCGCAGACCTCAGAATCGACGACCGCGTCGAATTTACCGGAGCGCAACCGGCGGAAAAACGGATTCCCGTATTCCGCGGCGCGAGCGTCTACGTCCAGACGGCTAGAAAGGAAGCCTTCCCGACAGACCTCCTTCGCGCGCTTGCCTGCGGATGTGCCGGCGTCGTGGAGTATCACGTCGAATCGAGCGCGCACGAACTGGTCGAACGGGAGGAACGCACGTTCAGAACGACGAGCGAACAGGAACTCACCGACGCACTGCGGGAGGCCGCAACCTTGCCCGAGATGACGGAAAACGACGCGTTCGAAAAATACGACCACCGACCCGTGTTGGAGCAGTATCTCGATTGCTACCGGGATGTGCAGGATTCGTTCGGATTTTTCTGA